The DNA region ACCAGGCGGACTGCCTCATCGCGGCTGCCGCCGTGCGGGCGGGCGCGACGCTCGCCACCGGGAACCCGAGCCACTTCCCGATGGAGGAGGTCGTGGTCGAGCACTGGCCGGTCGGGGAGTGAACGTGCTTCCGTCGGCGGCCGCAGCCCGGGAGGGCGGCGCAGGAGGCTCGGTCACGAAGACATCGCTGGGAGCGTCTGGCGGGTTGGCTGCTCCCTCGCCGTCAGGGACGTCCGTGACAGAGCGAGCTAGACGCTGCGCAGGACGGTGACGACCCGACCCAGGATCGCCACGTCCTGGTCACTGCTCAGCGGGATCGGCTCGTACACGGGGTTCGCCGGGTCGAGGGTCACCTCACCGGACCGGGAGCGGCGGAAGAACTTCACGGTGGCCTCACCATCGATCAGGGCAGCGCACATCTCGCCCTGTTCGACGGCTGGCTGCTTTCGGACGACCACCAGGTCACCGGGGAGGATGCCCGCCTCGATCATCGACTCACCACGCACACGCAGCATGAACAGCTCACCCTCGCCGACGAGCTCACGCGGCAGGGGCAACAGCGCCTCGACCCGCTCCTCAGCCACGACCGGCGCGCCGGCCGCGATTTCACCCACCAGTGGGACGTTGCGCGTGACGGCGGGGCGCAGCCCCAGGTCGGTGTCCACGTCGACGCGGACCTCGAGGGCGCGTGGCTTGGTGGGGTCGCGCCGCAGGTACCCCTTGGTCTCCAGCTGCGCGAGTTGGGCGTGCACCGACGATGGGGACGACAGTCCCACGGCGTTCCCGATCTCGCGGACCGACGGGGGGTAGCCGCGCGCTTCGAGGTGGTCGTGGATCACCTCCAGGATGCGCCGCTGGCGGTCGGTCAGCTCGTCACGTGATCGCATCTGGCCCCTCTCCGTCCTGACCAGGCGGCCGCGACCGTGCGGCCTGGCGTTGACGAACGAACGTTCGACGGGCAACCGTATCCCCACCAGGCCTCCGGAAGCAAACACCCGTTCGGCCC from Actinomycetota bacterium includes:
- the lexA gene encoding transcriptional repressor LexA, yielding MRSRDELTDRQRRILEVIHDHLEARGYPPSVREIGNAVGLSSPSSVHAQLAQLETKGYLRRDPTKPRALEVRVDVDTDLGLRPAVTRNVPLVGEIAAGAPVVAEERVEALLPLPRELVGEGELFMLRVRGESMIEAGILPGDLVVVRKQPAVEQGEMCAALIDGEATVKFFRRSRSGEVTLDPANPVYEPIPLSSDQDVAILGRVVTVLRSV